The Denticeps clupeoides chromosome 1, fDenClu1.1, whole genome shotgun sequence genome segment GTGGTGCATAGAATGAGGCCAATCAGGACGATCAAGAAAGAGGGCAAAGCGGAGAGCCCCAAATCTTGGAGCTCATGGTCAGAGAACCTACAGGCTGTTGTTGTGGGTCGGATCCAGCTGGTCCTTCTTAGCCTACTGCACCACTAGAATCATTCTCAATTTGCGCCCAAGAAGATGCTGGAAGGCCTGGGGACCCGTACCCTTCCAAATATAGATCTTAGCCTGCTTGTGTGAGTGTCCATTCTGGCAAGTTGGCAGGGAGCCTGGCACCAGGGGGTCCACGTTTGtcatctgaaggacattagGGCAACAGCTCAACATTGGCCACAGCAGGGGCTCTTGACTCAATCATTTTTGACGGATTCACTCTTCTTTGGAGCAAGAAAGACCTGAGTGTCATTTTCCAAAGCACAAAGGCCGTaaatctttacaaaaaaatatcgATTCCTAGCATCCGAACAACCGTTGATTACATTTCCGTGAATATTGAGCAAGCCGGTAAATGTCCTTCGAACTCTACTTGCTCATGAGAAACACTTGGACCAACgtggacctcagtggctttTCTGTTTTAAGTGGTCAAGCGTATTTCAACAGTTTTATCCTTTACACCAGAACTGGTAATATTACCGACTCTCCCTTAATAATATGGATGAAGTGACTTTTCGTCATTTTAGGTGAATATATATAATTGCAGTTGGCGCATTCATGTGTCAAAATATTGATTACAGCTTGATTTCAAATAAAAGAACTCCACTTTTTCATCAGTGCTGAAATTACATTTAGAAGGTAAGTTCCGAGTCACAACTTcacattaaaagtgaaaagacaacaaggtccatgttggtccgagtCTTTTTCATGACGGCGGGTAAATCAGGGACGAAAGCTGTGACTTTTGTAAACGGATTTCTTTCTAAACCTGATCTACACACTGCTGGAAACCTCTTGATGGAACATTTGTGTCTACAAGGCCCATGTAGGTTTAAGCTTGAGCTCATGTTAAGCCCACCAAAAGCCCACATGGGGCCACCATGGAACCCCCAGAAAAAATGAACTGGGACCCTGTGGGCAGACCAGCCCAGCCCATCTCCAACCCTTATGGGCCCCACTTGAGCATGTCGGCTGGGTGAGGTGTGGTTTAAAAACTGCAGGCTGTTTCTATCATGCTTGTTGCAGACTTCATTGAATTTGACGATGCCGCCGAGGAATTCCATCCTTTCGTCAAGTTTTTTGCCACCTTCGATTCCAAGGTAAGGAAGTCAACGTCCATGGCCATTGTAGATCATTGTCAGATGGCTTAGGTGCTTTGAgaaattcaccactggcctgGTCTGGTCTAGATTGGCAAGATGCTGAAGCTGAAGATGAACCAAGTGGACTTTTATGAGCCCTTCATGAATGAACCGGTGACCATCCCAGGCAAGCCGCACACAGAGGCTGAGCTGGTGGATTACATCGAGGCTCATGACAGGTCGCTCACTTCCTCGTCTCCagcatgaagtaaaaaaaaaaaaagatatatatgtaCCTTATGTTTAAGTTTGAAGACCTTTTCAATGCACAATcacaaaatgtcataaaagaaTAGAAGATCAAAAGGTGGCACCATCAAAGAAAATACACATGGCGAATACggaataaatacaaatctgaaCAGCAGTGTGCAAAACAAGTTAAATGAGTGAGAGTGAGTTACAACTTAAATGCCAAAATGGTCCTATTATTCTTTCCTGTTTTTATGTTGGTCGTTTCAGACCAACATTGAGAAAGCTGGAGCCCCACAGCATGTATGAGATCTGGGTGAGTagcagcacacgatgacaccaTCTCCCGTCGGTGTTGCCACCAAATTGCGGCGCCGTGTCCGGACTGAAATCTCCCGGCTTTTTTTCAGGAGGACGCTATTGACGGGCAGCACATCGTGGCCTTCGCTGAGGAGTCCGATCCTGGTAGGCAGCCCCACTGTGCACAACAAAGCATGCTCAGAACAAGACGTCCGGAAGAACGGAGGCTCGTTTTATGTCCTTCGAATGCAAAAAATGGCAAGGTGGCCTCATCCTAGCCTGCATAGGGATGGCAGTGTCACCAAACTCCCCATCAGCACAACGAACAGTGAAAGTCCTCATTAGGGCTCCTTCTCGTGTCTATTTTGTGAAACGTCTCAGACGGCTTCGAGTTCCTGGAGATCCTGAAGGAGGTGTCTCGGGAGAACACTGATAACCCCGACCTGAGCATCATCTGGATTGACCCCGATGACTTTCCACTGGTGAGATGAAGCTGTTGGTTCTGTTCTGCTCTGGACGGTTTTGACCTTTGTTGACATGTCGCAGCTGGTGCCGTACTGGGAGAAGACCTTCGACATTGACCTCAGCTCGCCACAGATCGGCGTGGTGGACGTGGAGGATGTGAGTGCTCTCGCTCCGCTGGAACAGTGGTGGGGGTTTGGAGGTGCATTCAGGGACGGTTCTCTGTGACGGTTCTTTTCGGTTCGTCCCTCAGGCTGACAGCCTGTGGCTGGACATGGACGAAGACGAGGCCATGCCTACAGCGCACCAGCTGGATGAATGGATCGAGGACGTCCTGTCAGGCCATATCGACCCTGACGATGACTACGATTCCGTTAACGATGACAATGACAACCAAGAAaatgatgacgacgatgatgacAATGACAGTGGAGATGATAAATAAACCAGGAATTGTTTTCATTATCCTTCATCCGTGTCATTTCCTCAGCTCAATAAACAGCGCCATCTTGCACCCAGGATGACTTGTTAGTTCACAAtgagtgtttttgtcattgtgatacacagcagcacagcacgcagtgacacacaacaaactgggtcctctgcatttaaccgtgcATCACCCTCAGTAAGttgttggcagccatgacaggcatccggggagcagtgtgtggggacggtgccttgctgaAGGAGGGAGAGACTTCATTGGTCCACACAATGCTGTTACGCTCAATCCAGACACCGATTAGAACGACCACACCCTTTGGCGGCCCAGATCTGGTTTGCCGCTAGCCGCTGCCCGTCATGTGTCATGTTAAAGTAAATGTCTCTCCAAATGGACATGCTTTAATATAAAACCACTTTTGCACCCTGCAGTCTCAGACCTCCGGAGATAAACAAATTACAAATGCCCTGactgatatatttattatttacagcatttatcagacggccttatctagagcaacttacagtagttacagggacagtccccctggagcaacttagggttaagtgtcttgctcagggacacaatggtagtaagtggggtttgaacccgggtcttctggttcataggtgagtgtgttacccactaggccactaccacccatacatGACAGCTCGTGTGTGTATTAAACAGCGAGGGTGACGGTCATCAGCGGATTAAAGAAGATATTAGTGAGAAGAGGTTGGGTGGCAATGGAAGTGGAAAGTCCACTTTGTGGGATGACCGGCGGCAACAGCAGGAAAAATCAACACTGAGTGCGATGAAGGAAAACGAAACCGAATTCACAGAATTCCACTGGCGTCTTTGAAACGTTTCGCTGGTGGATGGAAGGACGGTCTCAAAGAAATTCCAGCACCGTCACAGGAAACCTGCCAGAGTTCAAATAAATGTCATATGGGGTGGTACgcaggtaccagacaggtggtccatatcagccccatcttaatatgaaccccaGTATGGGCagcaaaaaaatcattaaaaagaattaatattaaatatgtgtcTACACCCTAATACCACTGaggattaattaaaaaaagaaatgatggaCATAAACATGTAACCTTTCTGCACATGATAGTGAGAGGGTCTGATGTGTAATTTAGATGtcagtgattgacagctcagaACCATAAGAAATGACTAACTTACAGTCActaatatatatagatatgcatattttatgaCAGACTAAAAGTTGTATGTCATGAACAGCTCAGCCCAGAAAACATGGCAGGGTGAAtagaagaaattaaaaaaacgGGTCCAACAGGTTCTAGCAAATCTGGACGCCGACGCCACACAGAATAAAGTTCCTGAGAAGACATGCAAGAAATGCATCCGGAATCAGGACATTTTCGTGTTCTCTTTCACTAATCTGCAAGTACAGGGAATTCTGTGTAGTGTTTAAAGCCAGTTTCAAGTTTTCTGCCCTCTTGTCTCATCCGGGGGGAAAAACTGGTGCCGTCTTGGGGCAGAACCACGAAACCAAGATCATTTATCTCCTTCAACCGAGACCGGGCCACCGCGTCACCTCACAGAGTGTTGGTTTGATCCAGAGCCAAAAGGAAGTTAGGTGTCACCCTCCACACTCCTCCCATCGCTCCCTCGGGACTTTCCGGCTCTCTGCTGCCTAGTTTTGACGCCTCTGTCTTTCGTCCGGCGTTTCGGAGGCTCGCTTTCGTGTGCTGTTTGCTTGGCTTTCGCCCCTGCGGGTGCAATGTGAGGACGAGCGACTGCGCCTCGTCCCGTCCCAGGTGAGCGTCAGCAGCACCTTCCTGTTCGGCTTGCACGACTTTACAGAGCAGTTTACCGTTTATTACAAAATGGCCGTGCCGTTAACGACGGGCGGAATTAAGCACACGGCGGAAAATCCCTCATCATTGTCGGGGGCGGGACGTTAAACAGTAAAATTTTCTTTTCGGTAATTCCTGAGGGGGacatgtatatacagtataggccaaaaaGAGCATGTGGGGCCCAGATGGGCTGGTCTGGTCTGCCCAACTGGGTCCCAGTTCATTTCCATGGTGGCAAGACCAGATGGGGAGCAAGAGCCGCCCTGATTTACCCACCGTCATGAAAAACAActtggaccaacatggacctcactggcttttctcTTTATGTTAAAGTTGAGTGTTAGTTGTTCTGCGTGCAGAACATGTTCCTGCAAGAGGCGAAGTAACTCTTGTTGATCGTTACTTTTCCTTGTAGTTCCACGGTTAAACCACCAGGGTGATTTAATACTTCTGAGAGTTTATGATAGTAAAACTGACTCTGGTTAGGTTTAAATGACTCTGACTCCACCCTTCAGTTTAGGGTTACGGGTCATAAGAGAAATACCGTGACTTTTCAGTGTTTGAGGTGAACACATCGTTTCATCAGATATTTACAACGGCTCCATTATCAAATACGAAAACCTTATTCAGGACGGCCGTAAGAACAGAATCAGCAAGAATTGGCTCATCTTCTAAAGTTCTGCAAGCAAAACGGAGCCCATCAACACCCAACTTTGTTAATAAAAGTGAGAAGCCggcgaggtccatgttggtccgagtCTTTTTCAATCAGGGGCGACTCCTGTACCCCACCTGGGttcagtttaattaataaatctggCTAAAACTAGCACAAGAAATGTGTTACACAGGTTTACACAGGCTGCGTATGAACGTTCGGCCTTCTGCCTCCATAAAAATGCTGGCCGTACTTAACAGGTTTTTATCATTAACACAGGCGAACAAAGACAAAAGTGAAACTGTCCCAGGGACTGGCGGCGATGTTGCTGATATGGACGTCTTTCCTTCTGCCTGTGGCCCTAAATAATGCGGGCGAAGGTAAGAGAATCTAAAACAATGAATCGTCATAATCGTCCACATTTaaggtcatttttatttacagcaccGGAAACCTTCTCCCTCAAAGTTCCCACGGAGCCGATCACAGTCCAGTCCGGATCGTCTGTCGTCCTGCCCTGTCAAGTCTCTCCCTCCTTCAGCGTGGACGACTTGGGAGTGTCCTGGTATCGGCCCGAAGCCGTCAACTCCCCAGTTCTCCACTATGAGAACCGGGGGATCCAGGAGAAGGCCTCCGACCCGCGGTACAGAGGCAGGGCGACCCTAACAGGCGACCTGGCCAAGGGCTCCGTGGACCTGGCGCTGGAGAACCTCACCGTGGCCGACAACGGCATCTACGTCTGCTACGTTAGTAGCAAGACGTGGTACGAATCAGCCGAAGTGACCCTGAACATCAGAAGTATGTTTATTCTGCCTCTACATGGAACTTGCTCAGAAGGCAGTTGCGCACTTACTTTACtccaccactgtgtggcattgTTGGCCTCTTTAGGGTCTAcagatttaatatttttaaatatttgtttaaataatttgaATGAATAGGCCAATGTCAATGATGTAGCATGGTCATTTTCCACAAATGATAATAGCAATTAATACGACATTAATGCAATATTCCCCTCGGGAGCAAATAACGCAGTGCGGGGGGGGGTGTTCAGTGATTCAAGTCACtggttcaccaatcagaatgccgGCAATTTGTATGTTTGTTGGTGGGCGTGGTCTCCAGATGCGTTTTCACTGAACGAAACCCCCTGATATAAATTCAAAGAAAACCCCAACAGTAAAAAAGCTtcttgcatttacagcattatttaccagacacccttatccagagctacttgcagtcagtagttccagggacagtccccccctggagacactcagattttagtgtccttctcagggacacgatggcagtaaatggggtttgaacctgggtcttctggttcatagaggagtgtgttacccgctaggctactaccacccatgctTCTTGGTTCTGGTCGTAGATGTGGGTTCTGTTCCAGTCCTCTTGCTGTCCGAGAAAAGGGACGGTCAGGTGAATGTCACCTGTGTGTCACACGACTGGTTTCCAGAGCCGACGCTGGCATGGAGGGATGGAGGCGGAGCTTTAATCCAAAACCAGCATGTTCAGTTTTCAGGTAAAGGAGCTCATTCATGAGCTCATTCAGGAGCTCATacctctgaactctgaacaTGACCaggtcctcctctccctcgtTTCAGCCGTGAAGTACTTGATGACCGTGAGCTCCTGGATGCTCACCCCATCTTCAGAGAGAGACTGGATCTCCTGCTCCGTGTCCCTGTCTGGTCCCGAGGCGAGGGAGAGTCGAGTGGTGCCCCGCATCAGCAGATTACCCACAGTTCCGCCCGAATACCGGACGTCTggtgagtgagaaggtgtgagAGGATGAAATGGCTCCACTGCACTCAGCCGGTTCGGCGTTCTACAGGCAGAACGTTCTGTTTCAATGCAGGGAAATGGGCTGAGGCCATCATGGGAATTCTGCTCGTCCTTCTCACTCTGCTGTTGGCTGCGCTCGTTCTCCTCTATAAAAAAGGTAAATCTCAATTGTACTACGATCTTTTACAACTCGCGTGGTTGGTCACGTGATTGGACATGGAACGGCTGATGAACCCTGGTTCCATGATATGGGAAGGGAAGGAACTTGTGCTTTCCATGCTTTAATATCCCTGCGTTCTATAACCTTTAACATCAACGTTAAACACGTATAACTTCAATCGGTACATTTACTTTCAAGGTTTCATCGCTTGGAGCCCAAAGACAAAAAGTAAGTTACGGCACTTCCTGAATGCTCCATTTTCGTTGCCAGCAAATGATCTTGTTTCTTTTGATTTCATACTTTCAGAGGCATTCGCTCAGCAGCCACAAACTGGAGGGTGTGCAGGTGAGGAGCGGCTCCATTTTCACCTTTTATGAACTCttcagaatgcagcagcaacTTATTTCCAGAAATGTTTAGCAGATTTAAACCATTGCGTGATGTGCATGCgttttagtatttatttatacCATCTGATTCATATTTTTGTTGCCGACAACATGCATGTTCGTGCAAAGTTCATTCAAACGATGCACAGTCCAAAAAACCCCACTTTACAACCCTCTTTTAAAGAGGATGAGCTGGACCGCTTTTTCTTACATTCTGATCAACTGATCAGAATTGatcagaactgatcacttcatcgatggtaacatggaagcacgttgtaagtcgctctggataagggcatctgccaagtGCCTTAAACCACCACAACTGGtattcaaatagttttttttttttttttcagcacaagAAACGAAGATTCTTCTGGAAAGTACGTGTCTTTAAATGCCGCAGGAAATCAGGCGCATTTTAAGAAACCCAACCCAACGCTTCTATAAATGTTTTACAGCGAAGCGCACTGCCCCAAACAACACTACAGAATCCCATTCTGCAATGGGACATGAAACGGGTACGTACGTGGAACGCGGAGACGTTTGCTTCATTTGCCGCATTAGCACGCATGAAAAGCACAACTTTGTTCTAAACCTTTTAGAAGCAAGAACCGACCCCCAGCCAGCGAAAGAATCAGTAAAGAAAGCAGGTAAATCTTCACGTTCACATCATCTCATCAGTACAAAATCAGCAATGCACAAGCATCACAAAAACAGACACGGGTCGTTCCTTTTACCAAATCCTTTAATTTCCATTTCTTCAGAACAAGGGGTAAAATCTACTGATACGGGCAGTGAAATTATCCTCATTCAAGGTAAATATCTACATTAC includes the following:
- the casq1b gene encoding calsequestrin-1b isoform X1 — translated: MRWGWALLGLLLALGAPAGAEKGMEFPEYDGRDRVHILNADNYQAVMKRYGVMVLYYHKHVGESRAAQRQFQMEELALELITSPAALTYQLAAQVLDDYDDEDIGFGLVDSKKDGAVAKKLGMKEIESIYIFADDEIVEYDGQLAADTLVEFLYDVIEDPVEIIDNERELKGFFNIDEDMKLVGYFKGKKSPHFIEFDDAAEEFHPFVKFFATFDSKIGKMLKLKMNQVDFYEPFMNEPVTIPGKPHTEAELVDYIEAHDRPTLRKLEPHSMYEIWEDAIDGQHIVAFAEESDPDGFEFLEILKEVSRENTDNPDLSIIWIDPDDFPLLVPYWEKTFDIDLSSPQIGVVDVEDADSLWLDMDEDEAMPTAHQLDEWIEDVLSGHIDPDDDYDSVNDDNDNQENDDDDDDNDSGDDK
- the casq1b gene encoding calsequestrin-1b isoform X2, with product MRWGWALLGLLLALGAPAGAEKGMEFPEYDGRDRVHILNADNYQAVMKRYGVMVLYYHKHVGESRAAQRQFQMEELALELAAQVLDDYDDEDIGFGLVDSKKDGAVAKKLGMKEIESIYIFADDEIVEYDGQLAADTLVEFLYDVIEDPVEIIDNERELKGFFNIDEDMKLVGYFKGKKSPHFIEFDDAAEEFHPFVKFFATFDSKIGKMLKLKMNQVDFYEPFMNEPVTIPGKPHTEAELVDYIEAHDRPTLRKLEPHSMYEIWEDAIDGQHIVAFAEESDPDGFEFLEILKEVSRENTDNPDLSIIWIDPDDFPLLVPYWEKTFDIDLSSPQIGVVDVEDADSLWLDMDEDEAMPTAHQLDEWIEDVLSGHIDPDDDYDSVNDDNDNQENDDDDDDNDSGDDK
- the LOC114793486 gene encoding butyrophilin subfamily 3 member A1-like isoform X2, coding for MLLIWTSFLLPVALNNAGEAPETFSLKVPTEPITVQSGSSVVLPCQVSPSFSVDDLGVSWYRPEAVNSPVLHYENRGIQEKASDPRYRGRATLTGDLAKGSVDLALENLTVADNGIYVCYVSSKTWYESAEVTLNIRNVGSVPVLLLSEKRDGQVNVTCVSHDWFPEPTLAWRDGGGALIQNQHVQFSAVKYLMTVSSWMLTPSSERDWISCSVSLSGPEARESRVVPRISRLPTVPPEYRTSGKWAEAIMGILLVLLTLLLAALVLLYKKGFIAWSPKTKKAFAQQPQTGGCAAQETKILLETKRTAPNNTTESHSAMGHETEARTDPQPAKESVKKAEQGVKSTDTGSEIILIQELCCVRGWKVNLTLDRQSAPGFLTVKSAKSVKYSDEKRDKVSENHPAHVLCEQRFSSHQHYWEVNGFMVKGYSFPLKTPKGERQSSYAGVCVGGREPACLSPENGYWVLHHKKGTGLYANTQPPTAVPHARPFFTLGVFLDCEKHTLSFYNVDSGTHLCTFNNIPPHKTLVPLISPGVKDPDEMTLS
- the LOC114793486 gene encoding butyrophilin subfamily 1 member A1-like isoform X3 — translated: MLLIWTSFLLPVALNNAGEAPETFSLKVPTEPITVQSGSSVVLPCQVSPSFSVDDLGVSWYRPEAVNSPVLHYENRGIQEKASDPRYRGRATLTGDLAKGSVDLALENLTVADNGIYVCYVSSKTWYESAEVTLNIRNVGSVPVLLLSEKRDGQVNVTCVSHDWFPEPTLAWRDGGGALIQNQHVQFSAVKYLMTVSSWMLTPSSERDWISCSVSLSGPEARESRVVPRISRLPTVPPEYRTSGKWAEAIMGILLVLLTLLLAALVLLYKKGFIAWSPKTKSKLRHFLNAPFSLPANDLVSFDFILSEAFAQQPQTGGCAAQETKILLETKRTAPNNTTESHSAMGHETEARTDPQPAKESVKKAEQGVKSTDTGSEIILIQELCCVRGWKVNLTLDRQSAPGFLTVKSAKSVKYSDEKRDKVSENHPAHVLCEQRFSSHQHYWEVNGFMVKGYSFPLKTPKGERQSSYAGVCVGGREPACLSPENGYWVLHHKKGTGLYANTQPPTAVPHARPFFTLGVFLDCEKHTLSFYNVDSGTHLCTFNNIPPHKTLVPLISPGVKDPDEMTLS
- the LOC114793486 gene encoding butyrophilin subfamily 1 member A1-like isoform X1 — encoded protein: MLLIWTSFLLPVALNNAGEVPTEPITVQSGSSVVLPCQVSPSFSVDDLGVSWYRPEAVNSPVLHYENRGIQEKASDPRYRGRATLTGDLAKGSVDLALENLTVADNGIYVCYVSSKTWYESAEVTLNIRNVGSVPVLLLSEKRDGQVNVTCVSHDWFPEPTLAWRDGGGALIQNQHVQFSAVKYLMTVSSWMLTPSSERDWISCSVSLSGPEARESRVVPRISRLPTVPPEYRTSGKWAEAIMGILLVLLTLLLAALVLLYKKGFIAWSPKTKSKLRHFLNAPFSLPANDLVSFDFILSEAFAQQPQTGGCAAQETKILLETKRTAPNNTTESHSAMGHETEARTDPQPAKESVKKAEQGVKSTDTGSEIILIQELCCVRGWKVNLTLDRQSAPGFLTVKSAKSVKYSDEKRDKVSENHPAHVLCEQRFSSHQHYWEVNGFMVKGYSFPLKTPKGERQSSYAGVCVGGREPACLSPENGYWVLHHKKGTGLYANTQPPTAVPHARPFFTLGVFLDCEKHTLSFYNVDSGTHLCTFNNIPPHKTLVPLISPGVKDPDEMTLS